A window of the Sabethes cyaneus chromosome 1, idSabCyanKW18_F2, whole genome shotgun sequence genome harbors these coding sequences:
- the LOC128745602 gene encoding uncharacterized protein LOC128745602 — MGLPIRKYRRVYRRSILLQKGSYSIVGQVINCPVDVGEMLRSLPRQLDDDQAFNVFIKKHVIHKSSYLSGFVKKSVVKAWLTYLVKTPLYRRYGIVMDGNRIEDLDNSAPDDRIALETIDFDNETELLLGQQETLLWNEDKCLEIAPAQNKIPLSIIYDEHGEELSYPAIYFGCPREFRPGVRVTYFMIASSETRRCDRRGAKPQHVLYMAMKVLRLRVSEGLQCTFKCMGTANVTRGDLQNREFMEQCINRNLSFLKTIPNSVQYWQQRKRDLFAMMRQLGKPTMFLTLSANETKWPHLLKTLYRLSERENNTELTNPMQELTALQRATLVNNDPVTCCAYFNKLVDTIMILLTSPKYNIFGKYQVVDYFKRIEFQHRGSPHAHILLWLKNDPREAVGENMTDTVRLIDELCSVKAEDLPDTYGYQVHKHTFTCYKKNENRCRFNIPYWPMDQTRILVPIASDDSRRDQLVRKAKKMREVLDTNAFDTLESFLLECNCTMDKYLDVIRATIRRPTVLLKRSMSELWTNSFNPWIARNLLSNMDLQFILDEYSCAAYVVEYVNKTNRGISCLQRDLIALQEQFPDQDYTELLKKLSIKMLNSVEMSAQEAAWYLLRQPMSEASRAIQFIPTMWPHERTKSRKRNARMDEEGIDDSSTDVWTLNIVQKYEARLGLDDVCLADFAANYTKERNGTNSYKIRRFSRILQWCGYEMAKLFEYKREMVVLFIPFRNEMCDVLDNNKFLQLYDQNEAAILAKRKQYDCELNLEHIVDEYLRLCIEDESGVQETDANVKRAECTRTIAMEPNDDDIVLLPTNALSAVIKQRTSVMTSQEYCSLMRKTNPEQRALILHVIDSLHCFDETRKPLQLFFTGPAGCGKTFTLRIVMETYNRFSQAHNSLNNAYVACASTGKAAVAIGGTTVHSAFHITMDRRHHGKLGFEMLQLYRNSFANIKLIIIEEISMIGANILNTVHTRLQNISGNYDDAFGGKDILLCGDFRQLPPVNARAPFKPVNNSLGGASLWQSLKFFPLRQVMRQSDTEFSSILTKIGNGEQLSDDETKVIEGRFRTAEWCQENVPNAIRLFHRNTDVEAFNQKTLSLRQGLDHTAEDVITGHRDATQLTSARTKLYRMSVAETGCLPYMLRLVVGMSYMITTNVEVADGIVNGAIGELMFIEFAETEEQSACRLWFKFQNDTVGAQLRIKSRPIVFSKPGVLRQDWTPISKRSANIKLSSAIKCKRAQFPVVSACALTIHKSQGGTFSEVVVDYDRSQEQQLVYVAMSRGSNTPKMKELRTEMSRLENHRLVTIRDELIEFVTSGNHSFVLVSLNIQSFNAHSEDVSTDPVLRLADVFAFSETWANNNASLAMEGYTCITHFKRENQRAGGVAIFVKSEFATMSSQHEIIKASEVHDAMLLDAENFGDICAAELFIDGSKTILFAVYISPNTSLKLIQLFLTRHLFYSNYETPTIVTGDFNVDISKEENSDLRFRAEFVNAIFSVQVRAPGKAFERIGIMATPYHTNDGRAPCDSVIFQCFFAHGIEITGILACQYRYFGAGKSVGNTGITDSGTPGIPTLISNPHAEDPGINPNPAEVTNSPGC, encoded by the exons G GTAGTTACTCGATTGTTGGTCAAGTAATCAATTGCCCCGTAGATGTAGGTGAGATGTTGCGCTCCCTTCCTCGTCAACTTGACGACGATCAAGCGTTTAATGTATTCATCAAAAAACATGTGATACACAAGTCTTCCTACCTGTCCGGATTCGTTAAGAAATCGGTAGTTAAAGCTTGGCTTACGTATTTAGTTAAAACGCCATTGTACCGCAGATACGGTATCGTTATGGACGGTAATAGAATAGAAGATCTAGATAACAGTGCTCCGGATGATCGGATTGCATTGGAAACCATTGATTTCGATAATGAAACAGAGTTGCTACTGGGTCAACAAGAAACGCTTTTATGGAATGAAGACAAATGCCTAGAAATCGCCCCCGCTCAAAACAAGATCCCCTTGTCTATAATCTATGATGAGCATGGCGAAGAGCTGTCATATCCTGCCATTTATTTCGGCTGTCCGCGTGAATTTAGACCAGGCGTacgcgtgacgtactttatgattGCTTCCAGCGAAACTCGTCGTTGTGATAGACGAGGAGCAAAGCCACAGCACGTATTATACATGGCGATGAAAGTTCTTCGTTTACGAGTTTCGGAAGGATTGCAATGCACCTTTAAGTGTATGGGCACCGCGAATGTTACTCGCGGCGATCTTCAGAATAGGGAATTTATGGAGCAATGCATTAACCGGAATCTATCGTTCCTGAAAACCATTCCGAACTCAGTCCAGTACTGGCAGCAAAGGAAAAGGGATCTTTTTGCCATGATGCGCCAACTTGGTAAGCCTACGATGTTCCTAACACTTAGTGCGAACGAAACAAAGTGGCCTCACCTGCTCAAAACTCTATACCGGTTATCCGAAAGAGAAAATAACACCGAGTTAACAAATCCAATGCAGGAATTGACTGCCTTACAGAGAGCAACATTGGTCAACAATGATCCGGTTACGTGCTGCGCATACTTCAATAAGCTTGTGGACACGATTATGATTCTGTTAACGTCGCCAAAGTACAACATATTTGGAAAATATCAAGTAGTTGATTATTTCAAGCGGATCGAATTCCAACATCGGGGTAGTCCACACGCGCATATCTTGCTATGGTTGAAAAATGACCCACGTGAAGCAGTCGGAGAGAATATGACCGATACCGTGCGGTTGATTGATGAACTCTGTTCCGTCAAGGCCGAGGATTTACCGGATACCTATGGTTATCAG GTTcataaacatacattcacttgcTATAAGAAGAATGAAAACCGCTGTCGGTTCAACATTCCTTATTGGCCCATGGACCAAACCAGGATACTCGTTCCTATTGCTTCGGATGATAGCCGCCGCGATCAGTTGGTTAGAAAGGCCAAGAAAATGCGCGAAGTACTAGATACAAATGCATTCGACACACTGGAATCGTTTCTTCTTGAATGTAATTGTACAATGGATAAATACCTCGATGTTATCCGTGCAACCATTCGCCGTCCCACTGTTTTGCTCAAACGATCCATGTCTGAACTTTGGACAAACTCGTTTAATCCGTGGATAGCTCGAAATCTGCTCTCGAATATGGACTTGCAGTTTATATTGGATGAATATTCGTGTGCTGCGTATGTTGTCGAATATGTGAACAAAACCAATCGAGGAATAAGTTGCCTTCAACGAGACCTTATCGCACTACAAGAACAATTTCCTGATCAAGACTATACTGAACTTCTGAAGAAACTGAGCATCAAAATGCTCAACTCCGTGGAGATGTCGGCCCAGGAGGCGGCATGGTATCTTTTGCGTCAACCGATGTCAGAAGCAAGTCGAGCGATACAATTCATACCAACGATGTGGCCGCATGAGCGTACGAAATCAAGAAAGCGAAATGCACGAATGGATGAAGAGGGAATCGACGACAGTTCAACTGATGTCTGGACATTAAATATCGTGCAAAAGTATGAAGCGCGGCTCGGTCTAGATGATGTATGTCTAGCCGATTTTGCAGCAAATTACACAAAAGAACGAAATGGTACTAATTCATATAAGATCCGCCGTTTTTCCCGTATACTGCAGTGGTGTGGCTACGAGATGGCAAAGCTCTTTGAGTATAAGCGAGAGATGGTGGTGTTGTTTATACCATTTCGGAATGAAATGTGCGATGTTCTCGACAATAACAAGTTTCTTCAACTCTACGACCAAAACGAAGCAGCAATTCTAGCGAAGCGCAAGCAATATGATTGTGAGCTCAATCTTGAACATATCGTTGACGAGTATTTGCGGTTGTGTATTGAGGATGAATCAGGTGTACAGGAAACGGATGCTAATGTTAAGCGTGCTGAGTGCACGAGAACCAttgcaatggaaccaaatgacGATGATATTGTACTGCTACCCACTAACGCCTTATCGGCGGTCATTAAACAACGCACCTCGGTAATGACCAGTCAAGAATATTGCAGTTTAATGCGGAAGACAAATCCGGAACAGCGCGCTCTGAttcttcacgttatcgacagcCTCCATTGTTTCGATGAAACCAGAAAACCGCTGCAATTGTTTTTCACCGGGCCGGCCGGGTGCGGCAAAACTTTCACGCTTCGTATTGTGATGGAGACATATAACCGCTTCAGTCAAGCTCATAACTCTCTAAACAACGCCTATGTTGCTTGCGCATCTACCGGAAAGGCAGCGGTAGCTATTGGTGGTACGACGGTGCATTCCGCTTTCCATATAACAATGGATCGGCGGCATCATGGAAAGCTAGGTTTCGAGATGCTCCAATTGTATCGCAATTCATTTGCCAATATTAAGCTAATTATAATCGAAGAGATCAGCATGATTGGTGCAAACATTTTGAACACTGTTCATACGCGACTGCAAAATATTAGTGGCAACTATGATGATGCTTTTGGCGGAAAAGACATTTTACTATGTGGAGATTTTCGTCAGTTACCGCCAGTAAATGCTAGAGCCCCGTTTAAACCTGTGAACAATTCCTTAGGAGGTGCTTCACTCTGGCAGTCTTTGAAATTCTTCCCACTGCGTCAAGTTATGCGACAGAGTGACACTGAATTCTCATCCATACTCACAAAAATCGGAAACGGCGAACAATTATCGGATGACGAGACTAAAGTCATTGAGGGGAGATTCCGTACAGCTGAATGGTGCCAGGAAAATGTACCGAACGCAATTCGCTTATTCCATAGGAACACCGATGTAGAAGCATTCAATCAGAAAACATTGAGTCTTCGGCAAGGATTAGATCATACTGCTGAGGATGTAATAACTGGACATAGAGATGCTACCCAGCTGACGAGTGCCCGCACCAAACTATATCGCATGAGCGTCGCTGAAACCGGATGCCTTCCGTACATGTTACGATTGGTTGTGGGAATGTCGTATATGATAACTACGAACGTGGAAGTAGCAGACGGCATTGTAAATGGTGCGATTGGCGAGCTTATGTTCATTGAGTTCGCAGAAACTGAAGAGCAATCCGCCTGTCGATTGTGGTTCAAGTTTCAGAATGACACAGTTGGCGCTCAACTTCGAATCAAGTCAAGGCCGATAGTGTTTTCGAAGCCCGGTGTACTCAGACAAGACTGGACACCTATCAGTAAGCGATCCGCCAATATCAAACTTAGCAGCGCTATTAAATGTAAACGAGCTCAATTCCCCGTCGTTAGTGCTTGTGCACTCACCATACATAAATCGCAAGGTGGAACATTCTCAGAAGTCGTTGTCGACTACGACAGAAGTCAGGAGCAGCAGTTAGTATATGTTGCGATGTCGAGA GGCAGTAATACTCCCAAAATGAAAGAATTGCGTACAGAGATGAGTCGACTAGAGAACCACAGATTGGTAACAATTCGGGATGAACTGATTGAATTCGTAACCAGCGGCAACCATTCTTTCGTGCTAGTTAGTCTAAATATTCAGAGCTTCAATGCTCATTCTGAAGATGTATCAACTGATCCCGTTCTTAGACTGGCAGATGTCTTTGCGTTCAGCGAAACATGGGCAAACAATAACGCATCGTTAGCAATGGAAG GGTATACCTGTATCACGCATTTTAAACGAGAAAACCAACGTGCTGGTGGAGTTGCCATTTTCGTGAAAAGTGAATTTGCAACTATGTCATCCCAACACGAAATTATAAAAGCGAGTGAGGTACATGACGCTATGCTTCTAGACGCGGAAAATTTTGGAGATATCTGCGCTGCAGAATTGTTTATTGACGGAAGCAAAACAATCTTATTCGCCGTTTATATCTCACCGAATACGTCACTGAAACTGATACAACTGTTTTTAACTCGACATCTGTTTTACTCGAATTATGAAACCCCAACAATAGTGACAGGTGACTTCAATGTGGATATCTCTAAAGAGGAGAATAGCGATTTG